The Coffea arabica cultivar ET-39 chromosome 8e, Coffea Arabica ET-39 HiFi, whole genome shotgun sequence genome window below encodes:
- the LOC140012808 gene encoding uncharacterized protein produces MRAKCNSANCGWFIYASKEVDSNAFVIRTMGPSYNCGRTFHHKRANSGFLSKHYMDFLRLNKRVSVTEFKEKVHLELNVNITRDQVSKTFMKAKLLIYGSYKQQYTKLWDYCEKLLNCNPGSTIHMETTVDDISGVLLTAVGIDANDCIYPIAYAVVEIENKSSWKWFVEFLKHDLCIHEQKTWTFISDRQKGLGSAIHEVTSGVEHRHCVRHLHNNMKKSHPGESIKARFWACARSSYMCKFESEMDALNEYDYNAHKWLVDNTNPRQWSRLHFRETTKCDILLNNLCESFNAVILEVREKPILGMLETLRIYLMDRMRIKREWMKKRTDVICPKIQKKLEKAKNEAAANIARHSDDKRFEVQYIYGGTYVVDVERCTCTCRKWELTGLPCCHAVCCISLINATPEDYVHSCYLREAYLAAYEPAIAPLLGPNA; encoded by the exons ATGCGGGCTAAATGCAATAGTGCAAATTGTGGCTGGTTCATTTATGCTTCTAAAGAGGTTGATAGTAACGCTTTTGTTATTAGAACCATGGGACCATCTTACAATTGTGGTAGAACTTTTCATCACAAGCGTGCCAATTCAGGTTTCCTAAGTAAACACTATATGGACTTTCTTAGATTAAATAAGAGGGTGAGTGTCACAGAATTTAAGGAGAAGGTGCACTTAGAGCTAAATGTGAATATCACAAGAGACCAAGTGAGTAAGACCTTCATGAAGGCAAAACTTTTGATCTATGGCAGTTACAAACAACAATACACAAAGCTGTGGGACTACTGCGAAAAGTTGTTAAATTGCAATCCTGGCTCAACGATACATATGGAGACAACGGTTGATGATATAAGTG GAGTATTGTTGACTGCTGTTGGGATTGATGCCAATGATTGTATCTACCCCATTGCATATGCAGTAGTTGAAATTGAGAATAAGAGCTCATGGAAGTGGTTCGTGGAGTTCTTGAAACATGACTTGTGCATTCATGAACAAAAAACATGGACTTTCATCAGTGATAGACAAAAG GGATTGGGGTCTGCCATTCATGAAGTCACTTCGGGTGTGGAGCATCGGCATTGTGTAAGGCATCTACACAATAACATGAAGAAGTCACATCCAGGTGAATCAATAAAAGCAAGATTTTGGGCTTGTGCAAGGTCATCATACATGTGCAAATTTGAGAGTGAGATGGATGCTTTAAACGAGTATGACTACAATGCTCATAAGTGGCTGGTGGATAATACAAATCCAAGACAATGGTCAAGACTACATTTTAGAGAAACAACTAAGTGCGATATCCTACTGAATAACCTTTGTGAGAGTTTCAATGCTGTGATCTTGGAAGTTAGAGAGAAACCAATCCTGGGTATGTTGGAGACCCTTAGAATTTACCTCATGGATAGGATGCGAATAAAAAGGGAATGGATGAAGAAGAGGACTGATGTAATATGtccaaagattcaaaaaaagCTTGAAAAGGCAAAAAATGAGGCTGCCGCCAATATTGCTAGACACTCAGACGACAAAAGATTCGAAGTGCAGTATATCTACGGTGGAACCTATGTGGTTGATGTCGAAAGATGCACATGCACGTGTAGAAAGTGGGAGCTCACGGGATTGCCCTGTTGCCATGCAGTTTGCTGTATTTCACTAATAAATGCCACACCAGAGGACTACGTGCACAGCTGCTACTTGAGAGAGGCATATTTGGCCGCGTACGAGCCAGCTATTGCTCCATTACTGGGACCTAATGCTTAG
- the LOC113703012 gene encoding large ribosomal subunit protein eL37x-like, protein MGKGTGSFGKRRNKTHTLCVRCGRRSFHLQKSRCASCGYPAARLRKYNWSIKAIRRKTTGTGRMRYLRHVAVRFKSNFREGTVAAPRKKVAADAAS, encoded by the exons ATG GGAAAAGGAACAGGTAGTTTTGGTAAGAGAAGGAACAAAACACACACACTGTGTGTGAGATGTGGGCGGCGGAGCTTCCACCTGCAGAAGAGCCGTTGTGCTTCATGTGGTTACCCTGCAGCTCGTCTTCGGAAAT ATAATTGGAGCATCAAGGCAATTCGAAGAAAGACCACTGGAACAGGCCGTATGAGGTACCTACGTCATGTTGCTGTtaggttcaaaagtaacttcagAGAAG GTACTGTAGCAGCACCAAGAAAGAAGGTAGCAGCTGATGCAGCATCATAA